The Zingiber officinale cultivar Zhangliang chromosome 10A, Zo_v1.1, whole genome shotgun sequence genome contains a region encoding:
- the LOC122026255 gene encoding UPF0496 protein 1-like, giving the protein MGAHQSKRAEMPPDLLIDGRGASGGAAARAAHGGKGAHSHAEDIRYMAELSSYEAACSLDPELQSFDTTLQQRTSRVISSLAVGVEVRSLSLNSLREITTCLLDMNHEVVKVILDCKRDIWKAPDLFDLVEDYFENSLQTLDFCAALEKCLMRARDSQLIIHFALKRFTEEDATGAGAGAEPDSHRKPKYAKTLEELGHFKAAGDPFTEEFFRAFHAVYRQQISMLEKLQQRKTKLDKKMRSIKVWRKLSSIIFAATFAAVLICSVVAAAVAAPPVAAALAAATAIPIGSTGKWIDSLLNDYHNAVKGQKEVLSSMQVGTYIAIKDLESIRVSVDRLEAEIAAVLEKAEFATRGAEAVRLGMEEVRRGLEAFMKSVEDLGEQADRCSRDIRRARTVVLQRIIRNPE; this is encoded by the coding sequence atGGGTGCTCACCAGAGCAAGAGGGCCGAGATGCCGCCGGATCTCTTGATAGACGGTCGCGGTGCCTCCGGCGGTGCTGCAGCCCGTGCGGCGCATGGAGGAAAAGGCGCCCATTCCCACGCCGAAGACATCCGGTACATGGCCGAGCTGAGTTCCTATGAGGCCGCCTGCAGCCTCGACCCGGAGCTGCAGAGCTTCGACACCACGCTCCAACAGCGCACCAGCCGGGTCATCTCCTCCCTCGCCGTCGGCGTCGAGGTCCGGTCGCTCTCCCTCAACTCCCTCCGCGAGATCACCACCTGCCTGCTCGACATGAACCACGAGGTGGTGAAGGTGATCCTCGACTGCAAGCGCGACATCTGGAAAGCCCCTGACCTCTTCGACCTCGTCGAGGACTACTTCGAAAACAGCCTCCAAACTCTCGACTTCTGCGCCGCCCTCGAGAAGTGCCTCATGCGCGCCCGCGACTCCCAGCTGATCATCCACTTCGCCCTGAAGCGCTTCACCGAGGAGGATGCCACCGGAGCCGGAGCCGGAGCCGAACCCGATTCCCACCGCAAACCTAAGTACGCAAAAACCCTAGAGGAATTAGGGCATTTCAAGGCGGCGGGCGACCCCTTCACGGAAGAGTTCTTCCGAGCCTTCCACGCCGTCTACCGCCAGCAGATCTCGATGCTGGAGAAGCTGCAGCAGCGGAAGACGAAGCTGGACAAGAAGATGAGGTCCATCAAGGTGTGGCGGAAGCTGTCGAGCATAATCTTTGCCGCGACCTTCGCCGCCGTCCTGATCTGCTCGGTGGTGGCGGCGGCGGTAGCCGCCCCACCGGTCGCCGCGGCCCTGGCGGCGGCGACGGCGATCCCGATCGGATCGACAGGGAAGTGGATCGACTCTCTGCTGAACGACTACCACAACGCGGTCAAGGGGCAAAAGGAAGTGCTGAGTTCGATGCAAGTGGGGACTTACATTGCGATCAAGGATCTGGAGAGCATCCGCGTGTCGGTGGACCGGCTGGAGGCGGAGATCGCGGCGGTGCTGGAGAAGGCGGAGTTCGCGACGAGGGGAGCGGAGGCGGTGAGGCTGGGGATGGAGGAGGTGAGGAGGGGACTGGAGGCGTTCATGAAGAGCGTGGAGGATTTGGGAGAGCAGGCCGATCGGTGCAGCAGAGACATAAGGAGGGCGAGGACGGTGGTGCTGCAGAGGATCATCAGAAATCCAGAATAA
- the LOC122026147 gene encoding pentatricopeptide repeat-containing protein At2g01390-like, producing the protein MMPPQAPRGRALSTLLTRRPNKKFRFAPVKPAPPNPPVAVFVHKISTILRSSPWHSASAELRELPIRWDSFTVNRVLKTHPPMEKAWLFFHWAARLRGFKHDRFTYTTMLDIFGEAGRISSMWHVFREMQDKGVVPDAATYTSVMHWLAKSGDLEGAVRAWEEMRATGCRPTLVSYTAFMKILFDHGRSDEAAGVYREMLEIGLSPNCHTYTVLMEHLAGVGKFKAVLEIMSEMQEAGIVPDKAACNILIQKCAKAGETLVMRQILQQMKQHSIVLRHAVFMEALEALRLKNQCDHLLREVNPHLSFEGCEEELDNQRTLSDTNYLVDRSIIINLLANKNFIAIEHMFNGMINKHIEFDTELISTIIQVSCACYKPSCALVAFRYCLQIGTVLNRAAYISLIGFFTRENAFQMVLEIVHEMAKTGINFGTYLVYLLIYRLGCAGLCSYAENIFYSLPMEQNIITCTALMDAFFQAGETEKALDLYSKLRTQNLPISSGTYEVMILGLQRCGKFADAEVCRKEKKKIRGNKYYQDKISLDEIFCNFLFEGTPS; encoded by the exons ATGATGCCGCCGCAGGCTCCCCGTGGCCGTGCTCTCTCCACGCTCCTCACCCGTCGCCCCAACAAGAAGTTTCGATTTGCTCCCGTGAAACCCGCGCCGCCGAATCCCCCGGTGGCTGTGTTCGTCCACAAGATTTCCACCATCCTCCGCTCCTCGCCTTGGCACTCCGCATCCGCCGAGCTCCGCGAACTCCCCATACGATGGGACTCCTTCACCGTCAATCGCGTCCTCAAGACCCACCCACCCATGGAGAAAGCCTGGCTCTTCTTCCACTGGGCCGCCCGCCTTCGGGGTTTCAAGCACGACCGGTTCACCTACACTACCATGCTCGACATCTTCGGCGAGGCAGGGCGGATATCCTCCATGTGGCACGTATTCCGGGAGATGCAGGACAAGGGAGTGGTCCCGGACGCAGCTACCTACACCTCCGTCATGCATTGGCTCGCCAAGTCCGGCGATCTGGAAGGAGCTGTGCGCGCGTGGGAGGAGATGAGGGCGACGGGGTGTCGCCCAACGCTGGTGTCCTACACTGCGTTCATGAAGATATTGTTTGACCATGGGAGGTCCGACGAGGCGGCCGGCGTCTATAGGGAGATGTTGGAGATTGGCCTCTCTCCTAATTGCCACACCTATACAGTGCTCATGGAGCACCTGGCAGGAGTTG GTAAATTTAAGGCTGTCCTTGAGATAATGAGCGAAATGCAAGAGGCAGGAATTGTACCTGATAAAGCTGCATGCAATATTCTCATTCAGAAGTGTGCCAAAGCTGGAGAAACACTGGTAATGAGACAAATTCTCCAGCAAATGAAGCAACACTCAATCGTTCTTCGCCATGCGGTATTTATGGAAGCACTAGAAGCTTTGAGACTGAAAAATCAATGTGATCATCTTCTTCGAGAAGTGAACCCTCATCTTTCGTTTGAAGGCTGTGAAGAGGAATTAGACAATCAAAGAACTCTTTCTGATACAAATTATTTGGTCGATAGGTCCATAATAATTAATCTTTTAGCAAACAAGAACTTTATTGCTATAGAGCACATGTTCAATGGGATGATTAACAAGCATATAGAATTTGACACTGAGCTCATATCTACTATCATTCAAGTCAGTTGTGCATGTTACAAGCCCTCTTGTGCACTAGTAGCATTCAGATACTGTTTGCAAATTGGGACAGTTCTCAATAGAGCTGCCTACATCTCTCTTATTGGCTTCTTCACCAGGGAGAATGCATTTCAGATGGTCTTGGAGATTGTTCATGAAATGGCCAAAACTGGCATTAACTTTGGAACATATCTTGTTTATCTCTTGATATATAGGCTTGGCTGTGCAGGGCTCTGTAGTTATGCTGAAAATATCTTTTATTCTTTGCCAATGGAGCAGAACATTATTACCTGTACAGCTCTTATGGATGCTTTTTTTCAAGCTGGTGAAACTGAGAAAGCTCTTGATCTCTACTCAAAATTAAGAACACAAAACCTTCCTATCTCATCTGGCACGTATGAGGTGATGATACTTGGTCTACAAAGGTGCGGCAAATTTGCTGATGCAGAAGTTTGtaggaaagagaagaagaaaattcgAGGGAATAAATATTATCAAGATAAAATATCACTGGatgaaattttctgtaatttccTTTTTGAAGGGACTCCCAGTTAG